Below is a genomic region from Macrobrachium rosenbergii isolate ZJJX-2024 chromosome 24, ASM4041242v1, whole genome shotgun sequence.
TAACAACATTTGCTGAAATGCTTTACGTGGCCTTTATCCTGAGCTTTGTAATTGTGTTCGTTACCCATCAGATTTAAACCCAATTTGGAAACATGTGAACTATATCTAACCCTCATTCCATCTTCAGATTGAGTTCCTTATGTAGCCTCCTCCTTTATACAGAAGACAGTTCATCAAAAATTTAGTTCTGAATCGTGAAAGAATGaatattcactaatatatatgtatatatatatatatatatatatatatatatatatatatatatatatatatatatatatatatatatatatatatatatatttttttttttttttttatttaataagaggCAAATAGGCAGCTGTACCGACGGTCTATTCACCTAAAAATGAATTTCAGACTTTTTCAAGGAGATTTGCTTATCAAATGGACCTTGCCTCGAAATGGAAGCCAATTGTACTGAATAAACATACACATCCTTTGTCTCACAGTTGTATGCCATCTTTTTACATTACCTCAGTAAATATTTTGTGTCCGGTACAATATGAGCAAACAACTCCCATAAAAGATTTTctaaatatgaaagagaaatgtcGTTAAAAATTCTGATTGCGATATAAGTATGCGCAGGTAAATATGATATACCAATATCATTCTCCATCTCTTATTATTCATTGACTGAAATAAGTGGCATAGAGATGTATAAATCTGTGAGTGCTTAAATAATTCCAAAAGTAGAATATTAAATCGATGTTTTTTAGCAATTATTTATAGCAAAAAGAATATGATAGGACGTCTTTGAAatacctgtatataaatatattccgaGCATTGCGCACGAGAAAGTTGGTCTACAAGTATGTTAAAAATAATACTcctcgtttttttattattttaatgtataacTCACCATAATGTAGAATAGTAATATCCCTACTTTAACAAcactggcaatatatatatatatatatatatatatatatatatatatatatatatatatatatatatatatatatatatatatatataattccaattaaaagaaatttccatttcatcaggCTGTTCGTGAAATTTCAATGGTTTGGGTCCCTGGAGAACCACCTGCCATACAGATTCAACATGGAGAGGTCATTCACTTCCTCGTGAAGATGTATGATCGCGTGGTAATGGTCTGGAGATTCACTGAGTGTATAGTTCCATTTTTCAGCACCGAAAAGCTGCAAGGCGTCAGTAAAAACGGAGGGATAAATATAACGGTCACCGAATGTTCCAGAGAGTGAATATGCCCTGAATGCTGAGTCAGGAACGTATGCTTTCTCAAAATGGCCACAACTGGCAATGGTTTCATTGAGGCAAAGTACTACCCCGCAGTCCTGCACGTACGTGAGATAGAGGTTATGGGCGTGTCCCACTATACCGCTGTAGGCGATGAGCATGTAAACAATATCTTCAGGTTCTTCAGCAGGGTATTCGTAAGTCACATTGCAGCACAGGTTGTCCTCATGGCAAAGCTCCTGGAAAGCAACGACACCTGGGGAGGTTCTCTCTAAGATGACGTTATTGTAACGGCTGAGGTTCTCATGCTTAAATTTATGCTCCATGTTctggtttgtattttgtttatgtatcttTTCTTCATTCACCATTAACTCCATTGCATTTGATTGTCTCTCTTCCATCTGTGTTCGGCCCAACAAAGGCAAATCGTCAAAAGCTTTATAATTGAAAACGTCAAAGTCACTTGGCTGATGCGTTTTTGCAGATGGCAGCGCCGACTTCGTTTTCACTTTTCCCACTATGAGCTTGGTGCCTGAAGAAGCATCGTAGGTATAATACTCAGGTTCAGAATACACACCTCTGAAGATCCCTGCCCCCAAAAACCCACCTGGAGGGTCATATATGTTGGCCGCAACGAGATTTACATTGTTCCCTTGACTGAAACCCTTCCAGACCTGGGGAGCTGAGAGGAAGAAAGTTGACGAAATAATTTTGTGCATAAGTCGTTGCAATGTAAACAATAACTGTTTTTCAAACTATTGTATTGATTGCATTTTGTCACACAATCGTTGTTTTTCAAACTTTTGCTGTTGAGAGCATTTTGTCACTTTCGTTGCAGGAGACATGTTAGCGCGATAATGATCTCCCAGTACAGATGAATCAcgtgttcaatatatatatatttatatatatgcgtgtgtgtgtttgtgtttgtgtgtatgcgtgtatttaTGCGTACCTGCTAGAGATGGGAGTTGATCCATCCAAGCTGTACTCAGAAGGGCATCTCGTACTCCTAGGTTGTAGATATTGCTAACAGCTGGATCTTCGTAGATTATATCAAAACAAATCTGAAGAGATAATCATTTCTAACTCTGTACTTGCGTGAGTTGATGCGCACGCATACGTCTATGGAATTTGATATCTTAAAGATAATTGCTTGAATAATGCTATgtatgaattaaattatatacatatatacatttatatgtatatatatacatatatatatatatatatatatatatatatatatatatatatatatatatttcacaaaagagAGTGTATTTGTCACACTtactaaatatttcataatgtatttcactttatttactGAGTAAAAATCAAGAGTAATTGTTCCCAGTTCTCACCAACAACGTAAATGTTACACCAAACGAGGTCTGGAAGGTAGCAGCTGAGTCGGGTTCTGTTCCTGGGGTGAACACGGGCTCCACAAATAGGTGCTTCTTTCGGTACCTGAGACGTACTTGAACACTGTAGCCTACAAAGTCCACTTCTTTTCTCATGTTTTTGGTTATCTTcaagctaattctctctctctctctctctctctctctctctctctctctctctctctcagttcagttATTGTCTGAGTATCAAAGAGATGgttattaacaaatcaataataaaatttcgAGTAACCggtaaaatgcaatgaaatgtgttttttaaaagtaaaaaaaacatgcTTCAACGAACTAAATCAAGTCTTAATACTGGTTTATTTCAAGCATTAAAAGTGGAAACAGGAATATctgtaaataagtaaacaaagtgttaaagtaaaaatgtaatacaaGGAAAGTATGGATACAAATGCTAcagtaatacatttatatataacatgcacAACAGACGATATCAACGCTGATGTAAATTGCAAAACCCCTTACAGACACTCATTCATTCTTATTAATAGCTACTATTCTTCTTAAAGCACCACTTataaattgaaaggaaataatatcTAAATGAATCACCAGCTAGGAAACCTTTCTTGTGATAGCGCAATCAACCACAATGACCAAGGATTAAGTCAGAAGACCTCTGTAGCATTCATCGCACGAAAGTAAATGATGTCTATTGAGAAACTCAATGGGGTCTTTTCCTTAATTGTCAGTTACATTGACCTACATTGACCACCCTGTGCTGCTGCACACTGTATGATATAGAACTTTCAAATGACTTCCAATGAACGTGAATGAAAGTAGTAATTTCTAGGTTTATGAATAGACAGTATtaggataaatgaaaaataaagtaaataatcaaatactgaatgaaaatctAGAACGAAGCATAACTGGCTAAAAGATAAAGTCGCTTGCACTTTTTCATTACCTGGCCACAACAGCTCCGGCATCGTCGAAAACCACCTGGGAATTATAGAATTTGCAGCCAGAGAGGACACTGGATGCATTGCCATTCTGGCTAAATGGGAGGTCTTCATCACCAAAGGCAATCTCAGAGCAGTTTGACTGTTCGGCAAGGTCCACCACGAGGTATATGCCACTTTCCATCGCTGCACAACTGAGTTCTTTCATGATCTTTAATGGGAACGATAAGATAATATAGATATGGTGGAAAAAATGTACATTGACCCACTGAGACGCAGCACTGCTCTTTATCTTACAAGCACGCCTGCGCTTTGTATATTAACGTTCTTCCTTTCCATTACCTGTTTACTCCAACTATTCAGCAGCTTCTAAGTCTTACGCTCCTACTTCTCACTCCTAAGACTTATGAATTATATAGTCTTCTtatagtaatccttcaattatctgggttaatagagccaagggtccGTTGGATAATGGCGAAATCCGAATAAtagttagtaaaaaaaatctaagggagttcaagggcaactctgtacccttcctcacctaaccttgtcaataccacgtACAGTAACtataaacactcagtatgcttataaacaacaaccatcacactttaaactgaagaCTTTATCCAAAAGACAATTATCTAccctttttccccatatttgtaacaaaacatattgcaaaaatactttgaataaaaaatgcaacacccttctttttctctccctagtAAATGACACGGTTCAGTAGGCAGGTGGCCTACATGTgcttacccacagcctaccatggatTTATgatcattattgtattttcatgcaGCAACTTCCTAAACATTTGTTACCATATTGTACACCATACACGAGATAAAAAagctgtattaaaaataaaatggtaatggtaatgaaactgttattctGCTGACAGAATCCATTTGTACTGTATTATGATACTGGTGTATTATCATCgcaatatgtatgaaaaaaaactattgtcccgccatttataatgtttacattctcagaatcagctgattgaggctACTATcagaagaattaggaaaataattttttacttgctgaAAGAAACGgttgtattaatggaattataatttttatttttgtgcataaatgtaaaatgagtatacaaaggtaaactaacatactttattttaaagtaaaatcccgCAAACTTGAAAAACGCCTGCTCCCTGATTCGTTTGTTTAGTGATGTAACAATAcctcagttcctctctctctctctctctctctctctctctctctctctctctctctctgtgtgtgtgtactggataTCAGTACTGtccatatcctttaatgaaatatgaaatactgtgtcaaaaacttaaaaatgcgAAACTAAAACTGCAGGAAGTTCACGACGCCatcgaatgagtgtgtgcatatgtacttatgtgttgctatatttttttttttgctttgtttgatttactgtaccgttttcattacaagtttagttgactctaagtatgattttCAAAAATATCATAACAGTATACGAGAGAAAATTTTATCAATGCTGATATCTCATCTCTAaccaccgtaaaaatatttaaaatacaaattccatAATATGTAGGCAAGAGAACGCCAAATAGGATATAGCAAGTTTACCCACACCATGTAATAAGTATGtacgtaaattatttttttttttttgctttgcttgatttaatgtaccatatttcattacaaatttaattgatattaagtatgattatcactcatatcataacagtacacaagagcaTATTTTAACACTGTTGATAttttatctcatctctctctctctctctctctctctctctctctctgtgcacaagattgtgtttatcttttggtttgaaagaataaaaatgcgGAAATGCAGTAGAAATACAAACGAGAATAAtctagcataaaatataaataaaaagtgggtGTTGCTTTACTTAGACTTCAgttacttgttctctctctctctctctctctctctctctctctgtactgtacgtatctttaacaaaatgtgaattactatattataaacaaaaacatgaaaccaaacaagctctatcAATACTGCTCTACCTAGGCCACTTCACCCATACAACACTGCATACCCATCCACCCCCAGCCATAGAAACTGTTCCCCAGCTCCACCTACCTTCCAAAACAATAACTCTGAGCCTTCCTCTACCCAGCCTTACTACCCCGCCTCTCCGATAGCGCCAATCAATCTGACCCACCCCACCATGGAGACTTCTTGAGTCCTCCCTCACTCCCCAAAACTCTTTCCCAGTCAGTCTGAGCATCAGCAGTATTACCAACAATTTCTTGAGTCTGCGCAGCATTACCAGCCATCGGAAAGTagcttttttaattcttttatatatacatatatatacatatatttattatatatatatatacatatatatacatatatatatatatatatatatatatatatatatatatatatatatatatatatatatatatatatacatacatatatataaacctcaaaAGTCCCTTAAAAGGTGAAGATGATGCCAGCTGCACTTCAAAGTACATGGCATGTATACAATTGCATTTGTATAAGTGCTGTATGTGAGTACATTATGCATACTCATGATTGAATGTATACAATGACCTTTACTTATTTCAAGAACTGGGAAATACTAGCTATCCGGGCTAACGAAATTCAGTACATTTAGTACTGCAACATTCCAACCAACATTTGCCATAGACACAGGATTAAGTCTCGAAAGCAATCGGCGGcttctgaaaatatttatacatcgGAGTGATTTCTGAAAACTGTGCGTTATTTGATTGTAAATTTTCATTCACATGAAGCTCGGCATGGTCAATAggattatataaatgaaatattatttggtgatttattgttaaatatttgttatttgtcgCTGCGTCAAGCCGAGGGTATTTTTCACTCGTACAAATGAGTAAAAACTTCgattttccaaaataaagttCAGTGTTTAATATACATTGTATCTGTATCATTTTCGATGTTATTTTTGGAGAAAACCTTATACTTTGTCGCAATGAATGCTTcaaaaaagactttaaaaaatactttattgtaaatttttaattctcattCCTCTGCTTACAAtttctgttaatgtttttatCCATTGTTTAGATAATACTGACTAAATATTGTGTATTGcagataaaattgtaaaatatgaagTCTCCATTTTATGTTACTCAGATACTGTGTCAATTCATATGACAAGTCAGCATTCTTTTAATTTAATCTCCACTTCTTTAAGATCAAGACTCTAGCTTTCCCATCAAGTTCAATTAATCATGTCCCTTTACATGATTTTCTCCTCTGTGAGTCTTCGGCTGGGTGAAGGCTCGACTACGTCCTTCACGTCGCCTTGTGCATGGTAAAAATGGAGTAATGGTAATGAGAATAATCAATGAAGTAGAAATGTAAGAAGAAGCATGAAGAGAATaggggagagaaggaaggaaaaactaATCTGAAACCTAACTGCCTGTTACAAAACCTGAAAACACAGCTACTGTAATTGACAGGGTGTTCCGTActtttattcttgaaatattgtggaaaatttaaaaaatttttccgtAAATATTTCAAAGCATGAAGAATGGGACTATCTTAAGTCCAGTTTCCTACAACTCCTACTTGTCGAACAGTGAATCAAATAACGTGAcggaaaaagtataaaaaacaattttttaaaatcatactGAAACCTCAGTAAGAAAGCAGACATTTTCaagttctgaaaaatccataaaaattaattaattagacACCACAGCAAACAGAAATTCACGCCTTTATATGTACAAGTAATCaatagaagaaattaaatttcgtAAGTGCCCACTGCATCTGATCGACGGGTTTGTGTCAAGTTCTAGTCATAAGACGATTGCATACAAACACCGATAGATCTGAATACTTTAATTCTATCTCTCtatcaaaggaaagaaatgcCTCTATAGGTCCAGAGTAGCACTACTAACTGATATCGGCTGGAAAACATTTATCCTCGTGCAAAGTCAGTCTGAGAATCTTCGAGAACCGGTGGAACATTATTGCGAATTGCGAATTGCAGTTGCAATGAACTTTGTATAACTCTTTCCAAACAATTAAAACTCCTTACTTTGCTTGAATTCTTGACGTCGCCATATTCACAGGGTACCTCCTTGTCCTCTGGATCCGGAACGATCTGAGTTTGAGCCAGAAAGGTTCCCCAGGTGAAACCGAGATTCAGACTGGTTAAGCCATATTCTGGGAACACGATGATTTGGGCGCCCTGggtcaaatatgaaaaaaaagataaatgtggAGACTAACGCTTAGGTATCTCAATTCAGACTATCCTTCAAAAGTTTCACtaatttcgtttttctttatatgaaatacCTTTCACCTTCAAGCATCAATACCAGCAAAAACATATCATTGGTAAAGGCTGGGATTTATAACACTAATCACCCAACACAAAGTTGGGAATTGCAATCAAAGACACGAAAATCCTAAGTGATTAATAAGTGGCAAAAGTTTCAATGAAAGTAGAGTAAAAGACTATGAATGATACATCAGGAACGTCTTGACAGTTAAGGAAGTtatttcgaaagaaataacacGCAAGcgttaaatatttacataaataaattgaaaggGTCTCAAAGATTTTGTGACAATTTTTCAATTACAAATTCGCAGAACTCGGATAATATACagggttatatataaaattaacaataataatactataaacaCTTTGATTTTATAGAAGTGTAGAAAGTTGTGAACCCCTCTTGAAACTAACCTCTCCTTCATTTGGGAAGGAAAATACTATGGACCCAGAGAGCAAAAGAAAGGTTTCTCATGTTCCTGTAATAGTTATAACATCGAAAATATTCCctcattccttttgtttatttgtgagaGGATGTCTCATATCCGTTTATTTTCTGAAGGCGGGGGTTGGGGTACGATTGTTAGTATATTTGCTAACAAATCctattgacaaaaaaatttacGAATAAATAACTTGTGGGAACAGACCAACTAACTTGGCATATTCACAGCAGAGCTTCTTTTGAACACGTTATCAggtcttgtttattttcccattgTCTTTCTTTATGTTTACGCAACATCAGTATCAAAGATAACAAAAAGCAGATTCGTTTTAGATAATAGAGACGGTAAAACAATACTTGCCATGTCTCTGGCCTCTCCAGCATACTGAATAAATGCTCTCGCATTTTCCTCCAGTACAGCCAGACCTCCCGCAGAGAGATCATCATACGGGGCATATTGTAATGCTGCTGCCGTGTATTCCACCTCCGTTTCTGCTGTCGTGTCTTTGTGGACAAACTCTTTCGCCGTTTCCCCCTTTCGATGCGCTTTTAGAGTTGACTGGAAgtcatatttatgttttctacCAGTCTTTCCATCATCTTGTCTTGCCACGACaagacatgacagaagaagattTATGATTATGTATGAAAAGCTCAGCTTCATATTTGGTAACAAACTGATGTTTAGCCTTATTCACTCCCAGTATTAATAAGGCTTTTATCAGTGGTGAATATGACAGCAGGCCGTCAGATGGGAGAAACCTCTCAACTCACTATGTTTGGCAGattatccaagaaaaaaaaaaaaattaacagatatatCTTGTAGATAttattcatattgtatatataatatactatgtatatatatatatatatatatatatatatatatatatatatatatatatatatatatatatatatatatatatatatatatataacattctgtTGGTCCAAACTCATTCTGTTGGTCCACAAGCTGAAAGCTCCTTGGTCTTACCAGGTAAATATTTCTCCCCATGTGACTAGTATTTTAAGAGAGATCTTAAACAAGATATAAacaaattctccctctctccctccctcgcacacacacacacacacacacatacgcacgcgcaCAATGGACgcatgcattcacacacacatatgtgtgtgtgtgtgggtgtgtgtgagagagagagagagtgtctctaGGTATGCATGCATTGTCTTCATATCTGGAAAGCTGTCAGCAAAATTTTAGGGCATTGCGAAAGTTCCTCAAGAAATGGAAGTGCCAAATGTATGAGTAACGTGTTGTTTTCATCACTATATACCCACAGTTTTCACTATGCCTATATAACTATCGtagatatattaattataatcaaGAATCTGAAAGGCGTCCATATGCAGGCTCGTATTGAGTTCCGAAATGATCAAAAGTCCACTGATCCATTCTTTAACTCAATTACTATTAATGTTCGCAAACATGACATCCAAAGTGCTCTTGTAATGAGCGAGACCCGTGTGATTCATTGCCACAATATAGATGATTCTATTCATGAAGGAATGCGCATCTATAATCATACTTGAAGTTTTTAGACGAATTTATATTGCTGAGTTTGTTTCTTTAACTAAAAGTTAGCTGGTCGGAAAACTgaaagcttttatatattttaaatctggaaagaaaaataaaatgatgatcGAGGGAGCAAGAGTAGTGCCTATCCCAAAAAGAGGTAGATAAACCAATTTCTAAAAggaaagtcacaggaaaaatcaGAGCAACAGGAGGACAGTGGAGGTCACTGGGAAATTGCCAGTCATTATGGAGTAAATATTAAATGCAGTGtcctgaaatatattattttttttctaatatggcGTAACCGGTTAGACATCAGTCAGACTACATACGCAGAGGGTGAACTTAAATACAAACACTGACACTTgaatgatgaatatgtaaataaacaaatgtaaaattatcGTGGGAATATAAGTGATGCGTCCTTGAAACGTTACTGTATTTGCCACAAAGCTTTTGGGTACAGCattagaattttttaaagatcAGCAAGGTTAAAGCATTAATTCTTAAAATGGATTTGTTTCATATCTACGAACATGTCCTCAGGGCAAAAGAAGTAAAGACAAGATCCACTTATGAGATGGATGATGCGATGCCTATGGGATTCTCAGGCTCTTAGCTTTCTTAAATACGATACACTAAGAGAGATGGAGAAGGAGAACTTTTGCATTTGAAGTTAGATTTACTGCAACATTCAcatttaattctatttaatttaatacgttaaaggaagagagagagagagagagagagagagagagagagagagatggttgtcGAGTCTCACTTTCCACCTTCCTAATTAAACTTTTAGTCTTTGCATCATGTAAAAAACGCACCAAAAGAGAaacattcacagagagagagagagagagagagagagagagagagagagagagagagagaagttattgcAGTTGACACAAGTTTTGCCCAAAAGATAAAACTGTTACATCTTTATCTAAACCTTGAAAGTTCCTGAGAATCAGGAAAGaatgatgaaattattatatcTTTTCGGGACGACGTGAGAATTTCCCTGATGTGCATGCCCgatgttttaaattttacaacATCAAGACGCAATTACTCACACAGTTACCAGTTCTGAATCTCTTCAAAAGTATGAAAACATTATTGAAGAAACAGATTCAAGTCTTTGTTCTACTGAACTTTTAAACTAACcagtgataatgaaaataattgcctataattttcattaacaaaatagtttttttgggATAGGGAGAACTTCCTatcctatatatacagtagattttaCATCACTTTATTATAATTGATGGATTCAAGTTAGCAACTGATATAGTAAAGATTATTTGCACTAGTAAACAAACTCGTGTTATGGGTTTATCCAGTAACTCTAGGTGTTAATCATTAATCATCATTTCCCTCCCTCACCATGAGAGCTGCCATATATAACAGCACAGGAGCATAAAGGTTGGGTTCTTCTCTGATTCCCAGTTTTTGAAGTAGAGTCAACAGTCGCTTAAACCAGATGTCTCTGccattgtctctttttttttttttttgtactgggctgctttccctgttgggtAGTTTGGTTTAGCACTCTCTGCATTTCCATTTAATATTAGACCTTAGGTTgttagagtaataataataataataataataataataataataataataataataataataataataataataataataaaaaattttcagttttctgcaaagctCTGGTATTCTTATTCTTTGCCCTCGACAATTACGTTTATCCATTACTTAGACTGAAATGGCAAGACAGGTCATCCTCGTCAATAGGCCTTGAATTTTTTTCCGTAAACTTAAGTGTATCTTATCATTTGCTATTCTCAGTCTTTCTGCAAGAATCTGTAATTTCGGTTAGCGTAGCGATTTTAAAAACAACAGTAACTGTTGAGTACTGTATGCAAACTACTGTCAAATTAGTTTGGGTTCATAATAGCTTAACATGCCTGATCCATActatcagagtaaaaaaaaattggctttttAAATGCTAGGTAACATGGCATAGAATGTACGTTTGTTTATACTTCTCCATATATGAAAGGGAAAAGGTCCTATTTCATTACACTTCAGTGCAACCATCCACAAGTATTTTAGGGCA
It encodes:
- the LOC136851904 gene encoding pantetheinase-like — translated: MKLSFSYIIINLLLSCLVVARQDDGKTGRKHKYDFQSTLKAHRKGETAKEFVHKDTTAETEVEYTAAALQYAPYDDLSAGGLAVLEENARAFIQYAGEARDMGAQIIVFPEYGLTSLNLGFTWGTFLAQTQIVPDPEDKEVPCEYGDVKNSSKIMKELSCAAMESGIYLVVDLAEQSNCSEIAFGDEDLPFSQNGNASSVLSGCKFYNSQVVFDDAGAVVARYRKKHLFVEPVFTPGTEPDSAATFQTSFGVTFTLLICFDIIYEDPAVSNIYNLGVRDALLSTAWMDQLPSLAAPQVWKGFSQGNNVNLVAANIYDPPGGFLGAGIFRGVYSEPEYYTYDASSGTKLIVGKVKTKSALPSAKTHQPSDFDVFNYKAFDDLPLLGRTQMEERQSNAMELMVNEEKIHKQNTNQNMEHKFKHENLSRYNNVILERTSPGVVAFQELCHEDNLCCNVTYEYPAEEPEDIVYMLIAYSGIVGHAHNLYLTYVQDCGVVLCLNETIASCGHFEKAYVPDSAFRAYSLSGTFGDRYIYPSVFTDALQLFGAEKWNYTLSESPDHYHAIIHLHEEVNDLSMLNLYGRWFSRDPNH